In Anseongella ginsenosidimutans, one genomic interval encodes:
- a CDS encoding shikimate dehydrogenase family protein, with the protein MKQLLGLIGYPLSHSFSKEYFRRKFEQEGISGYTYELFPLEKITSLPALLEQHPQLAGLNVTIPHKVAVLPYLQHLDETAAAIGAVNTIKISNGILSGYNTDAWGFSASLRPLLQPWHKKALILGTGGASKAVLHVLRSLGIDPLFVSRQPGNGQITYSQLDGAFIRDYPLIINTTPLGTFPDTESCPEILYNELSERNLLYDLVYNPAETLFLKKGKERGAAAINGMEMLRLQAEKAWEIWTKET; encoded by the coding sequence ATGAAGCAACTCCTCGGGCTCATCGGCTACCCGCTTTCCCATTCGTTCTCCAAAGAATATTTCCGCAGGAAATTTGAGCAGGAAGGCATCAGCGGGTACACGTATGAATTATTTCCCCTTGAAAAAATAACCAGCCTGCCGGCGCTCCTGGAACAGCATCCGCAGCTTGCCGGGCTGAATGTCACCATTCCTCACAAAGTTGCCGTATTACCCTATCTGCAGCACCTGGACGAAACAGCCGCTGCCATTGGTGCGGTAAATACCATTAAGATCAGTAACGGGATTCTCAGCGGATACAACACGGATGCCTGGGGTTTCAGCGCTTCCCTCCGGCCCCTGCTGCAACCCTGGCATAAGAAAGCCCTGATCCTGGGCACAGGAGGCGCCTCGAAAGCTGTTTTGCATGTGCTGCGCAGCCTTGGTATTGATCCTCTTTTTGTTTCCCGCCAGCCGGGGAACGGCCAGATCACCTACAGTCAACTGGATGGAGCCTTTATCCGGGACTACCCGCTGATCATAAATACCACTCCCCTGGGAACATTTCCCGATACGGAAAGCTGCCCGGAGATCCTTTACAATGAACTTTCGGAACGGAATCTGCTATATGACCTGGTATATAACCCGGCCGAAACACTTTTCCTGAAAAAGGGAAAAGAACGGGGAGCTGCTGCCATTAACGGCATGGAAATGCTGCGCCTTCAGGCTGAAAAAGCGTGGGAAATATGGACAAAAGAAACTTAA
- a CDS encoding fumarate reductase/succinate dehydrogenase flavoprotein subunit, with the protein MELNSKIPDGSLGEKWTKYRSSVPLVNPANKRHLEVIVVGSGLAGASAASTLAELGYKVKVFCFQDSARRAHSIAAQGGINAAKNYQNDGDSTYRLFYDTVKGGDYRSREANVHRLAEVSGNIIDQCVAQGVPFAREYGGLLSNRSFGGVQVQRTFYAAGQTGQQLLLGAYSSLMRQVGMGKIEMYSRHEMLDVVVVDGKARGIIARNLITGQLERYFGHAVLLCSGGYGNVFYLSTNAMGSNVTAAWKAHKKGAYFANPCYTQIHPTCIPVSGDHQSKLTLMSESLRNDGRIWVPKKQDDTRKANEIPEDERDYYLERRYPAFGNLVPRDVASRAAKERCDAGYGVGPSKMAVYLDYASAFERYGKIEASKQRMENADKETIRRLGKEVVKEKYGNLFDMYEQITGENPYETPMRIYPAVHYTMGGLWVDYDLMTTVPGLYALGECNFSDHGANRLGASALMQGLADGYFVIPYTIGSYLSKEISTKAIPTDHPAFEEAERNVQADIDRLLNVKGTRSVDYYHKQLGKITWDKCGMARNEKGLREAIEEIRVLRAEFWQNVCIPGGQHELNPELEKAGRVADFLELAELMCIDALHRNESCGGHFREEYQTPEGEALRDDEHFSYVAAWEYKGEAGYELHKEGLTFENIKIAQRSYK; encoded by the coding sequence ATGGAGTTGAATTCCAAAATACCCGATGGCTCGCTTGGCGAAAAGTGGACGAAATACCGTTCTTCGGTTCCGCTCGTCAACCCGGCTAATAAACGCCATCTGGAAGTGATCGTGGTGGGTTCGGGACTTGCAGGAGCTTCAGCTGCTTCTACGCTTGCCGAACTGGGATACAAAGTGAAAGTATTTTGTTTTCAGGATTCGGCCCGGAGGGCGCACTCCATTGCTGCCCAGGGCGGGATCAATGCCGCTAAGAATTACCAGAATGACGGGGACAGCACTTACCGGCTTTTTTATGATACCGTAAAAGGGGGCGATTACCGGTCCCGCGAGGCGAATGTCCACCGGCTTGCAGAGGTAAGCGGCAATATTATTGACCAGTGCGTGGCCCAGGGCGTTCCTTTTGCCCGCGAATACGGCGGACTGCTTAGTAACCGGTCCTTTGGCGGCGTGCAGGTGCAGCGCACCTTTTATGCCGCGGGGCAAACCGGCCAGCAACTGCTGCTGGGGGCCTACAGTTCACTGATGCGGCAGGTTGGGATGGGAAAAATAGAAATGTATTCCCGCCATGAAATGCTGGATGTGGTAGTCGTTGACGGGAAAGCCAGGGGCATTATTGCGCGCAACCTTATTACCGGCCAGCTGGAACGTTATTTCGGCCATGCCGTTTTGCTTTGTTCGGGCGGTTACGGAAACGTCTTCTACCTGTCTACCAATGCCATGGGCAGCAATGTGACTGCTGCCTGGAAGGCACATAAAAAAGGGGCTTATTTCGCAAATCCCTGTTATACGCAGATTCATCCCACTTGTATTCCCGTTTCAGGCGACCATCAATCCAAGCTGACGCTGATGTCGGAGTCGCTGCGGAATGACGGGCGTATCTGGGTACCGAAAAAGCAAGATGATACCCGCAAAGCAAATGAAATACCGGAAGATGAACGGGATTACTACCTGGAAAGAAGGTATCCTGCTTTCGGGAACCTGGTACCTCGTGACGTGGCTTCAAGGGCCGCCAAGGAGCGATGCGACGCAGGATATGGGGTAGGGCCGTCCAAAATGGCGGTTTACCTTGATTATGCCTCGGCCTTTGAACGGTACGGTAAAATTGAAGCATCCAAGCAACGGATGGAGAATGCAGATAAGGAAACCATCAGGCGTTTAGGGAAAGAAGTGGTAAAGGAAAAGTACGGGAACCTGTTTGATATGTATGAGCAGATCACCGGGGAAAATCCTTACGAGACGCCCATGCGTATCTACCCGGCCGTACACTATACGATGGGCGGCCTCTGGGTAGATTATGACCTGATGACCACGGTCCCCGGGCTCTATGCGCTGGGCGAATGTAATTTCTCCGACCACGGAGCTAACCGCCTGGGCGCTTCCGCACTGATGCAGGGACTGGCTGACGGTTATTTCGTGATCCCTTATACTATCGGCTCTTACCTCTCCAAAGAAATTTCCACGAAAGCCATTCCTACTGACCATCCCGCCTTTGAAGAAGCGGAACGGAATGTACAGGCGGATATTGACCGGCTCCTGAATGTGAAAGGAACCCGCTCGGTGGACTACTATCATAAGCAACTGGGCAAGATCACCTGGGACAAATGTGGGATGGCCCGGAACGAAAAGGGATTAAGGGAAGCAATAGAGGAAATCAGGGTATTGCGGGCGGAGTTCTGGCAGAACGTCTGCATTCCCGGCGGGCAGCACGAGCTGAATCCCGAACTCGAAAAAGCGGGCCGTGTGGCCGATTTCCTGGAGCTGGCCGAATTGATGTGCATTGACGCCCTGCACCGGAATGAATCCTGCGGTGGGCATTTCCGGGAAGAATACCAGACGCCGGAAGGGGAAGCGCTTCGTGATGACGAGCATTTTTCCTACGTCGCTGCCTGGGAATACAAAGGGGAAGCGGGGTACGAGCTGCACAAGGAAGGCCTGACATTTGAAAATATCAAGATAGCACAACGGAGTTATAAATGA
- a CDS encoding MBL fold metallo-hydrolase has translation MISIKQFTFNPWAENTFILYDETRECIIIDPGCHIREEQDLLVKFIRDEQLNPVLLLNTHCHIDHVLGNKFVQEMYGLSPRFHRLEEAVLRAMIPYAASMNMPYTPLLRRKFSWKKESRSNLVNPS, from the coding sequence ATGATCAGCATTAAGCAGTTTACATTTAATCCCTGGGCCGAAAATACCTTTATCCTGTATGACGAAACCCGCGAATGCATTATTATTGACCCGGGATGCCATATCCGGGAAGAACAGGATCTGCTGGTAAAGTTTATCAGGGACGAACAGTTAAACCCGGTACTGCTGCTTAACACGCATTGTCATATTGACCACGTGCTGGGGAATAAATTCGTACAGGAAATGTACGGTTTGTCCCCGCGCTTCCATCGCCTGGAAGAAGCCGTACTTCGGGCCATGATCCCCTATGCTGCTTCCATGAACATGCCTTATACCCCTCTCCTCCGGCGGAAGTTTTCCTGGAAGAAGGAGAGCAGATCGAATTTGGTAAATCCGAGCTGA
- a CDS encoding FtsX-like permease family protein, translated as MNFPFYIARRYLLSKKSTNAINIISLISVLGIFVGSAALLIILSVFNGFEGLVLSLFNTFSSDIRIEASEGKRFDPGATAAFDSIKNMPEVALYSETLEEKALLRYDRSQHIATLKGVSEDYLASHSFDSTIVKGKAVLRSDSLNYAIIGSGVEYYLGINVAGENDLPVSVFTPRRGRSAGLSLAPAGDFRQEEIYVSGVFAVQQEFDEKYALVPLRFIRNLLDEPRRVGAVELMLKEGTDTEAFKSGLREMLGKAFTVKDRYEQNALLHQLLNSEKWMVYIILTFVLLIAICNIIGSLTMLVIDKKKDIAVLFSMGASQRQVKKIFMAEGMLIALGGCLAGLLTGGIFCLVQKKYGLISMEGASFIDAYPVVLKAGDFLLVFATVFLIAFLASWFSTRQSLRNFGNIRDELAVQ; from the coding sequence GTGAATTTCCCTTTTTACATAGCACGCCGGTACTTGTTGTCGAAAAAATCGACCAATGCGATAAATATTATTTCCCTGATCTCTGTACTGGGCATTTTTGTAGGTTCAGCCGCCTTGCTGATCATTCTTTCCGTATTTAACGGTTTCGAAGGCCTGGTGCTTTCGCTATTCAATACTTTTTCCTCCGATATACGGATCGAGGCCAGCGAAGGCAAGCGCTTTGACCCGGGGGCAACTGCCGCTTTTGACAGTATAAAAAATATGCCCGAAGTGGCTTTGTACTCGGAGACCCTGGAGGAAAAGGCCCTGCTGCGCTATGACCGAAGCCAGCATATAGCCACCTTAAAAGGAGTAAGCGAAGATTACCTGGCCAGCCATTCCTTTGATTCCACGATTGTCAAGGGGAAGGCCGTACTGCGGTCGGATTCCCTTAATTATGCGATTATCGGGAGCGGCGTGGAATACTACCTGGGAATAAACGTGGCCGGCGAAAACGATCTGCCGGTAAGCGTCTTTACTCCCAGGCGGGGCCGGTCCGCCGGCTTGAGCCTGGCCCCTGCCGGGGACTTCCGGCAGGAAGAGATCTATGTTTCGGGGGTATTTGCCGTGCAGCAGGAGTTTGATGAAAAATATGCACTGGTGCCGCTTCGCTTTATCAGGAACCTCCTGGACGAACCCCGCCGCGTAGGCGCTGTGGAACTGATGCTGAAAGAAGGGACCGATACGGAAGCCTTCAAGTCAGGTTTGAGAGAAATGCTTGGCAAGGCGTTTACGGTAAAAGACCGTTATGAACAAAATGCCCTGCTGCACCAGCTGCTCAATTCGGAAAAATGGATGGTGTACATTATTCTCACTTTTGTACTGCTGATTGCCATCTGCAATATCATTGGCTCGCTGACCATGCTGGTCATCGACAAGAAAAAAGACATTGCCGTTCTGTTCAGCATGGGCGCCAGTCAGCGGCAGGTGAAAAAGATCTTTATGGCGGAAGGGATGCTGATAGCGCTCGGAGGCTGTCTGGCCGGCTTGCTTACGGGAGGCATTTTTTGTCTTGTTCAGAAAAAATACGGCCTTATCTCCATGGAAGGGGCTTCCTTTATCGACGCCTATCCTGTAGTGCTTAAAGCCGGCGACTTCCTGCTGGTTTTTGCGACGGTCTTTCTTATTGCCTTCCTGGCTTCCTGGTTCTCTACCCGCCAGAGCCTTAGAAACTTCGGGAATATCCGGGACGAACTCGCCGTTCAGTAA
- a CDS encoding succinate dehydrogenase cytochrome b subunit has translation MSRFSEYFSSSIGKKITVALTGLFLCLFLIVHLWGNLQLFKSDGGFALNKYTVFMTSNPFIKAISYILYISILWHAFKGLHLAWQNQRARPVRYAVTNGKANSMWSSRNMGILGTIVLVFIAVHLSNFWAEYHWGELPYTRYVVDVGTGEILSTEDVTGQGYEEKGFVLTDVANEQEIHVYKDMYKVVEAGFQQPLIVLLYLLAMVALGFHLRHGFQSSFQSMGINHPKYNGAIRWVGTVIFGILIPAGFASMPIYFFFFHTT, from the coding sequence ATGAGCCGTTTTTCTGAATATTTTTCTTCCTCTATCGGAAAAAAAATTACTGTTGCTCTCACCGGATTGTTTCTATGCCTTTTCCTTATTGTACATCTGTGGGGAAATCTGCAGCTTTTCAAATCCGACGGAGGCTTCGCCCTTAATAAATATACCGTTTTCATGACCAGTAACCCCTTTATTAAGGCGATTAGCTATATTTTATACATATCTATCCTCTGGCATGCATTTAAGGGACTTCACCTGGCCTGGCAAAACCAGCGGGCCCGTCCCGTGCGTTACGCGGTAACCAATGGGAAAGCCAATAGTATGTGGTCTTCCCGTAATATGGGAATTTTGGGCACGATCGTGCTGGTATTTATAGCCGTACACCTTAGCAATTTCTGGGCGGAATATCATTGGGGCGAACTGCCGTACACCAGGTACGTCGTGGATGTGGGAACAGGGGAAATACTCAGCACGGAAGATGTGACCGGGCAGGGTTATGAAGAAAAAGGCTTTGTGTTAACAGACGTAGCGAACGAGCAGGAAATACACGTGTACAAGGATATGTACAAGGTGGTGGAAGCGGGATTTCAGCAGCCCCTGATCGTGTTGCTGTACCTGTTGGCAATGGTTGCCCTCGGGTTCCATCTCCGGCATGGCTTCCAGAGTTCCTTTCAATCGATGGGTATTAACCATCCCAAGTACAACGGGGCTATCCGCTGGGTGGGGACGGTAATCTTCGGGATATTAATTCCCGCAGGTTTTGCCTCCATGCCCATTTATTTCTTCTTTTTCCATACTACTTGA
- the gldD gene encoding gliding motility lipoprotein GldD: MDKRNLICLLALVLMFSACRQEGYTPKPRGYFRIEFPEKAYKPYTSDCPFSFRIPVYANVSADTSANARPCWMDVAFPGFNARIHFSYWPIQSGKMLYQLVEDSRDLAFKHTIKATAIDEQLIIRPEKDMYGIVYNIRGNTASSLQFFLTDSTSHYVRGALYFHEEPRIDSIRPVLEFIRSDIDSLIASFRWK; this comes from the coding sequence ATGGACAAAAGAAACTTAATCTGCCTGCTGGCGCTGGTATTAATGTTTTCTGCCTGCCGGCAGGAGGGATATACCCCAAAGCCGAGAGGCTATTTTCGAATAGAATTTCCTGAAAAGGCGTATAAACCTTACACCAGTGACTGCCCCTTTTCTTTCCGGATCCCGGTGTATGCCAATGTTTCCGCGGATACATCGGCCAATGCCCGGCCTTGCTGGATGGACGTAGCCTTTCCCGGGTTCAATGCCCGCATTCATTTTAGTTACTGGCCCATTCAGTCCGGGAAAATGCTGTACCAGCTGGTGGAAGACAGCCGGGACCTTGCCTTTAAGCATACCATAAAAGCAACAGCCATTGATGAACAGCTGATCATCCGACCGGAAAAAGACATGTATGGGATTGTTTATAATATCCGGGGGAATACGGCTTCTTCCCTGCAGTTCTTCCTGACCGACAGCACCAGTCATTATGTACGGGGCGCCCTTTATTTCCACGAAGAACCACGGATAGATTCCATTCGTCCCGTACTGGAGTTTATTCGCAGCGACATTGATTCGCTGATAGCAAGTTTCAGGTGGAAATAG
- a CDS encoding MBL fold metallo-hydrolase, with translation MEFGKSELKSLFTPGHSPGSLSFFSNEDRLLIGGDVLFQGSIGRTDLPGGDFDTLIRSIQVELFSLGDDVKVFPGHGPATSIGFERENNPFL, from the coding sequence ATCGAATTTGGTAAATCCGAGCTGAAAAGTCTCTTTACCCCGGGGCATTCTCCGGGAAGCCTTTCTTTTTTTTCGAATGAAGACCGTTTGCTGATTGGCGGAGATGTGCTTTTCCAGGGCAGCATTGGCCGCACCGACCTCCCCGGGGGAGATTTCGATACGCTTATCCGGAGTATCCAGGTGGAATTATTCTCCCTGGGGGATGACGTGAAAGTATTCCCGGGACACGGGCCGGCTACTTCCATTGGTTTTGAACGCGAGAATAACCCCTTCCTGTGA